The following DNA comes from Brevinema andersonii.
GCAATCCAGAACTCAAGCAACGTTAAAATAAGAGCGGCGTTCCAAACGGATTTTACAACGCCCAACTATACCGACCAAACAGAATTGAGCGCCCGCACCTCTGATCCCTCTCAAGGAAATGTGGAATTTCAGAGCTCCGGGGCTATCGGGCAGGTAGCGCCTGTTGATGTAGCGGCAGTCTCAACTACCGTAGAAAAAAGCATCACGCTCAATAATATGCCCGTACAGCTCAATATGCTGGCCCAGATCGCATTTGGAGCACCAACCGTTAACGATGCGCCGGCAAACCTCGTCAGCATCGGCTTCCGGGGCATGGAAAATGTGCGCCTCACCGCTGCCGCCGACAAACTTTCTTTCGAACAATCCGAAAACGGAACCGATTATACCGAAATATTCAATATTACACTGCCGGCAACCATTGCCGACGTTATTACGGCAGTCAATGCCCAGGACGGCTGGTTCGCCAATCCGGTCTACGGCACCGGTACCGCCAACTGGAGCTGGGAGGGAACTATGCCACTGCAGGAAATTACCTTAGTCCCCGCATCGCCCGTCACCGGAACATCCGCAAAAATCCGCGTTTTCACCCCGCTGAAACAATGCCCGGAATATTGGACGATACTGTACAAAATGTTTGCCGGCAACACGGCTCTCGAATCTTATAGGGCGGATATCGGGGCGCAGGCTACAGGATTCAATATCGCTATGCCGCGCGGCGGTTTCCTCAACCGTGGAAATTCCCTATATCGCTTACAAAAATGTCAGCGTCGATAAGGCTGATGTTCCTAATCCTCCTGCGCCTATGGACAGACGAGGACAATACCGTTCGGCTCCCGATCTCTACCGTATATTCTTAGCCGGGCAATCCTTCCCTGAAATAACCGAAGTCAGCGCCCAGATGACTCTGCAGAACAACCCCGAGAAATCCTGGGATACCACCCAGCTCGCAACAGGCGTAACCAAGTATGACCTGCAGCTGCAGATTAACGGTTTTCTCAGCAACGCGCTCTATACCTTAATCACATCCGCTTATCAAGCAACCAATGCTGACGATTCATCCTTACCCACCATCATTGCTATTACTCATCCGTAGTATGCCGATCCGGTCAATGCCATTCCCTATATGTTTGGATTCATTATGCCAAAAGCCAAAGTATCCCAAGCACCCAATATGCAGGTAGAAGAAGGAGCATTGATCCCTTGTAATTTCGCGATGCAGACAGTGATGCCCAACTCGGACGAAGAAGACTCCGTCTATTTCTTCACGATCAGCTAAGGAGGATAACATGGAATTAAACCTTTACGGAAACAAAAAAGTCGAAATAAGCCGATGCCTTGCAGGACTGACCGAAATGTCCGAAATCCTTACCGGAGAATACGCCAAACGAATCGAGGATGCGGATTTTCTGACCACCAAACCCAAAACAACGCTCCGTGAGGCGCAGGCGCTTAATTATGCGCTGCTCCGGCACCTGAAAAATCCCAAAAACAACACCCTGCGCGGAGCCCTGATCGGCTGTATTGCCAAGATCATCGACCCGAAAAAACACAGCCTTACCAAAGACGGCAAAGCCTTAAAGCTGTCCGCATGGAACTTACTTTTTGTGCCTGCTCCTCTCCTGAGAGTGCTGGCGGGGTC
Coding sequences within:
- a CDS encoding M24 family metallopeptidase, whose product is MEIPYIAYKNVSVDKADVPNPPAPMDRRGQYRSAPDLYRIFLAGQSFPEITEVSAQMTLQNNPEKSWDTTQLATGVTKYDLQLQINGFLSNALYTLITSAYQATNADDSSLPTIIAITHP